In one Chitinophaga sancti genomic region, the following are encoded:
- a CDS encoding response regulator: protein MKTILIALDPSIFSYGLKQIIATMPQPTDIETADSCEAALTLLNTRRFDLLITDLHNELQQFVKQKWPEIKVMIYTAADEKTFAIDYLLAGADGFLSRSARKEEMEYAVRTVLNGEKYMSATVRQEMLDQLWQKRRAGHKRVY, encoded by the coding sequence ATGAAAACTATTCTGATTGCCTTAGACCCATCCATATTCAGTTATGGACTCAAACAGATTATAGCTACGATGCCCCAGCCCACGGATATTGAAACTGCCGATTCCTGTGAGGCAGCGTTGACCTTGTTAAATACCCGGCGTTTCGACTTGTTGATTACTGATCTTCACAACGAGCTGCAGCAGTTTGTGAAACAAAAATGGCCTGAGATCAAAGTCATGATCTACACGGCGGCAGATGAAAAGACCTTTGCAATTGATTATTTACTGGCGGGTGCTGATGGTTTTCTGAGCAGGAGTGCGCGGAAAGAGGAGATGGAGTATGCCGTGCGTACGGTGCTGAACGGAGAAAAGTATATGAGTGCCACGGTGCGGCAGGAGATGCTGGACCAGTTATGGCAAAAGAGAAGAGCCGGCCATAAAAGGGTGTATTGA
- a CDS encoding OmpA family protein, whose translation MNKKIALFSIMLLSATLSNAQYVLKEADKQASLYNYTAAIPLYKKAFSKKISVRAIRGVADSYKLLNEYPEAETWYRKLVALPEHTANDELHYAKVLINNAKYTAAKEALDGYLAKQPNDILAMNMQAGCDSAAKWNAKPVKGDLENLKAMNTQWSDWGTGFRTGRFVFASDRPYDSLRHDKLYNNSNISRKRYGFTGRSYFHLYESDGFDSSTTRLLSRNVNGDYHSAKATYTADGNTMYYAVTNLVKKKSRFAEQLYTLNVELKASKWNNTNANWEIDSFPYNEIFNYSVGDPFISADGRTLYFVADYGTRGLGSTDIYYCTRGQDGKWQTPVNMGPSINTAGSERTPFMDSTGVFYFATDGRPGVGGLDIFSAKQKDGVWYPVNMGAPVNSAQDDFGPAYNTGKSMYFSSNRAGGYGNDDIYRFTPWKILVFSLEGKAFDKATKAPLGNATVALANKATGNVLTTGTDDEGNYKFVLDSLSDYGLNATRVTYSPSENVLVTTNGLTASQVIHQDVFLPKIVIAQVAAPEKKTLIVAKANVAGHKIDLGNRFNPANVYFDLGKSAVRPDAAKELDKLIALMKENPQWKLMMGFHTDSRSDDNYNMKLSQKRAASVLQYFISKGIAKERMTATGYGETRLINRCANGVHCSEQEHQANRRTEFEVFDR comes from the coding sequence ATGAATAAAAAGATCGCGCTGTTCAGCATCATGCTGCTCTCTGCCACCCTTTCGAATGCTCAATATGTTTTAAAAGAAGCAGACAAACAGGCATCCTTGTATAATTATACTGCTGCAATTCCTTTATATAAGAAGGCCTTCAGCAAAAAAATAAGCGTCCGCGCCATTCGTGGAGTAGCTGATAGCTACAAGTTACTGAACGAATATCCGGAAGCAGAAACCTGGTATCGTAAACTGGTAGCGCTCCCGGAGCATACTGCCAATGATGAACTGCATTATGCAAAAGTGCTGATCAATAATGCAAAATATACAGCTGCCAAAGAAGCACTCGATGGCTACCTGGCCAAACAACCAAACGATATACTGGCGATGAACATGCAAGCAGGTTGTGACAGCGCAGCGAAGTGGAATGCAAAACCCGTGAAAGGTGACCTGGAAAACCTGAAAGCCATGAATACACAATGGTCTGATTGGGGAACAGGTTTTAGAACCGGCAGGTTTGTATTTGCATCAGATCGTCCTTATGATTCATTGCGGCATGACAAGCTTTATAACAATTCTAATATCAGCAGGAAGAGATATGGTTTTACAGGCCGTAGTTACTTCCACCTTTATGAAAGCGATGGTTTTGACAGTAGCACCACCCGCCTGCTTTCACGCAATGTAAATGGCGACTATCACAGTGCGAAAGCAACGTATACGGCTGATGGAAATACCATGTATTATGCAGTGACGAACCTGGTAAAAAAGAAAAGTCGCTTTGCAGAACAGTTATATACTTTGAATGTTGAGCTGAAAGCCTCAAAGTGGAATAATACAAATGCTAACTGGGAAATAGACAGCTTTCCATATAATGAGATCTTTAATTACAGTGTGGGTGATCCTTTCATCAGTGCAGATGGACGTACGCTTTACTTTGTGGCTGATTATGGCACACGTGGCTTAGGCAGTACTGATATTTATTACTGTACAAGAGGCCAGGATGGTAAATGGCAAACACCTGTAAACATGGGTCCATCTATCAATACAGCAGGTAGTGAGCGTACTCCGTTCATGGATAGTACCGGCGTGTTTTACTTTGCTACAGATGGCAGACCTGGTGTTGGTGGCCTGGATATCTTCTCTGCAAAGCAAAAGGATGGTGTCTGGTATCCAGTGAATATGGGCGCTCCGGTAAACAGTGCGCAGGATGATTTTGGTCCTGCTTACAACACAGGTAAGTCTATGTACTTTTCATCCAACCGGGCGGGTGGTTATGGTAATGATGATATCTACCGTTTTACACCCTGGAAAATCCTGGTGTTCAGCCTGGAAGGAAAAGCTTTTGATAAAGCAACGAAAGCTCCACTGGGCAATGCAACTGTGGCCCTCGCCAATAAGGCTACCGGCAATGTGCTGACAACCGGAACCGACGATGAAGGAAATTACAAATTTGTACTGGATAGTTTGTCTGACTACGGTTTGAATGCCACAAGAGTGACTTACAGCCCATCAGAAAATGTATTGGTGACTACAAACGGATTAACAGCATCTCAGGTAATTCACCAGGATGTATTCTTACCAAAGATAGTCATCGCACAGGTGGCAGCACCTGAAAAGAAAACGCTGATCGTAGCGAAAGCGAATGTGGCAGGCCATAAGATCGATCTGGGTAACCGCTTCAATCCGGCAAACGTATATTTCGATCTGGGTAAATCAGCAGTACGGCCGGATGCAGCGAAAGAGCTGGACAAACTGATCGCATTGATGAAAGAAAATCCGCAATGGAAATTAATGATGGGTTTCCATACAGATAGCCGTTCGGATGACAATTATAATATGAAATTATCACAGAAAAGAGCTGCATCTGTATTACAATATTTCATCTCCAAAGGTATAGCGAAAGAGCGTATGACTGCTACAGGATATGGAGAGACGAGATTAATTAACCGTTGTGCAAACGGTGTGCATTGTTCGGAACAGGAACATCAGGCTAACAGAAGGACCGAGTTTGAAGTGTTTGATAGATAA
- a CDS encoding alcohol dehydrogenase catalytic domain-containing protein, with protein MKAAVFHHPDKISFDTVADPIPEKDTYLLLKVTSTAICGSDLHIYDGFFPQGKDLFMGHEFMGIVEDTGRGMSKFRKGDRIVVPFPIACGQCYFCQHHLPTACEHSNSENYGSEGDMLKGKGDPMFGYTALYGGYSGGQAEYGTKSSLAAGRVIAIDPLNYRLEKA; from the coding sequence ATGAAAGCAGCCGTGTTTCACCATCCGGATAAGATCTCTTTTGATACTGTAGCAGACCCAATCCCGGAGAAAGATACATACCTCCTCCTCAAAGTAACCTCCACAGCCATTTGTGGCTCCGATCTACATATTTATGATGGCTTTTTCCCCCAGGGCAAAGACCTTTTTATGGGTCATGAATTTATGGGTATTGTAGAAGATACTGGTCGTGGGATGTCTAAGTTTAGAAAAGGCGATAGAATTGTTGTACCCTTCCCCATCGCTTGCGGGCAATGCTATTTTTGTCAGCATCATTTACCTACTGCTTGCGAACATTCCAATTCTGAAAATTACGGATCTGAAGGCGATATGCTGAAAGGCAAAGGTGACCCAATGTTCGGCTATACCGCCCTCTATGGTGGTTATAGTGGCGGACAGGCAGAATATGGCACAAAAAGCAGCTTGGCTGCAGGAAGAGTCATCGCCATCGATCCACTCAATTACAGGTTAGAAAAAGCGTAA
- a CDS encoding manganese catalase family protein yields MFYHVKDLQYNARVSRPDPAFATLLLEQFGGANGELAAALRYFGQAFAARNPFPDKYDLLMDIATEEFSHLEIVGATIQMLLQGVNGDLKKAADESEIMQMLDGRKAKEEIIHRSMIAPQFLTSSGGGPAYTNSQGVPWSAAYINGDCNGDLTVDLRSDIAAESRAKITYEYLLQFTDDPYVKDTLNFLMTREVAHYQMFEAALETIQPNFPPGVLQSDPRYSNLYFNMSSGSDIRGPWNEGESSQLGETWQFIEDPVSYVLKTNGLTDIAPKGTARTLKGVDEIDHGMSAQRSEEINMAVPIGEQVWSQSAKDQELENGSTHRSKK; encoded by the coding sequence ATGTTTTACCACGTAAAAGACCTTCAATATAATGCAAGGGTCTCAAGGCCTGACCCTGCATTTGCCACTTTGTTGCTGGAACAGTTTGGCGGTGCCAACGGCGAATTAGCAGCTGCACTGCGTTATTTCGGGCAGGCATTTGCTGCAAGAAATCCATTTCCTGATAAGTATGATTTGCTGATGGATATCGCTACAGAAGAATTTAGTCACCTTGAAATAGTAGGTGCGACTATTCAAATGCTACTACAGGGTGTGAACGGAGATTTGAAGAAAGCTGCAGATGAATCAGAGATCATGCAGATGCTGGATGGCAGGAAAGCAAAGGAAGAAATTATCCATCGATCAATGATCGCACCGCAATTCCTGACATCTTCAGGAGGCGGTCCTGCTTATACTAATAGTCAGGGCGTTCCATGGTCGGCCGCTTACATCAATGGGGATTGTAATGGTGACCTCACGGTGGATCTGCGCTCTGATATAGCAGCAGAGTCAAGGGCTAAAATCACCTATGAATACCTGTTGCAGTTCACAGATGATCCATATGTAAAAGATACGCTCAACTTTCTTATGACGCGCGAGGTAGCGCATTACCAGATGTTTGAGGCGGCACTGGAAACCATTCAGCCAAACTTCCCTCCTGGTGTATTGCAATCTGATCCGCGCTATAGCAATCTGTATTTTAACATGAGTAGTGGTTCGGATATCAGGGGTCCATGGAATGAGGGCGAGTCTTCACAATTGGGCGAAACCTGGCAGTTCATTGAAGATCCGGTGAGCTATGTTTTGAAAACAAATGGTTTGACGGATATAGCACCAAAGGGCACCGCGAGAACACTAAAAGGGGTGGACGAAATTGATCATGGCATGAGTGCGCAACGGAGTGAAGAAATTAACATGGCAGTACCTATTGGCGAGCAGGTTTGGAGCCAGTCAGCAAAAGATCAGGAACTTGAAAATGGAAGCACACACAGAAGTAAAAAATAG
- a CDS encoding DsbA family protein, producing MEAHTEVKNSTALEVVCYTDPLCCWSWAFEPVLRQLKEEYHVSIRYCMGGMLSSWKHYHDALQAVSRPLQMGPVWMQARQMTGAVIDDKIWFRDPPASSYPACVAVKTAGLQSPEMEEKYLYLLWEAVMVKGKNIAKKEVLLDLAAALETGLPGSFSADSFDIQLGCKATVDAFRSDLQEVSYRRIERFPSLLLTARRTGQALLLTGNRPIDEVMKGMEKVLNS from the coding sequence ATGGAAGCACACACAGAAGTAAAAAATAGCACTGCCTTAGAAGTAGTGTGTTATACTGACCCGCTATGTTGCTGGAGCTGGGCATTTGAGCCTGTGCTCCGGCAGCTGAAAGAGGAATACCATGTTTCCATTCGCTATTGTATGGGAGGCATGCTTTCGAGCTGGAAGCATTACCACGATGCGTTACAGGCAGTTTCCCGTCCATTGCAAATGGGCCCGGTATGGATGCAGGCACGGCAAATGACGGGGGCAGTAATTGATGATAAGATATGGTTCCGGGATCCGCCGGCGTCTTCTTATCCTGCCTGTGTAGCGGTAAAGACAGCGGGGTTGCAGTCGCCTGAAATGGAGGAGAAATACCTCTACTTATTATGGGAAGCCGTGATGGTAAAAGGGAAGAATATAGCAAAGAAAGAGGTTTTGCTTGATCTGGCAGCTGCGCTTGAGACCGGGTTGCCGGGAAGTTTTTCTGCGGATAGTTTTGACATCCAGCTGGGCTGTAAAGCTACTGTCGATGCATTCAGATCTGATTTGCAGGAGGTGAGCTACAGGCGGATAGAACGTTTTCCGTCATTGTTACTTACTGCCCGGCGCACAGGACAAGCGCTGCTGCTTACAGGCAACAGACCTATTGATGAAGTGATGAAGGGGATGGAAAAGGTGTTGAATAGCTGA
- a CDS encoding DUF3175 domain-containing protein, giving the protein MAPKKKWSKNVTEHSNAMDLDKDVFTLHDPMEIAKSLKRSSNKSHRRKTTPFRAAMSMLNFYINRAGKNLPEKQLEVLEEAKDKLREVFGHKK; this is encoded by the coding sequence ATGGCACCTAAAAAGAAATGGTCAAAAAACGTAACAGAGCATAGCAATGCCATGGACCTGGATAAAGATGTTTTTACCCTTCATGATCCAATGGAAATTGCCAAGTCATTGAAACGATCATCCAACAAAAGTCACCGGCGAAAAACAACACCATTTCGCGCTGCAATGTCTATGTTAAATTTTTACATAAACAGGGCGGGAAAGAATCTGCCGGAGAAGCAGCTGGAGGTATTGGAGGAGGCCAAAGACAAATTAAGAGAGGTATTTGGGCATAAAAAATAG